A genome region from Streptomyces sp. SAI-135 includes the following:
- a CDS encoding ABC transporter substrate-binding protein has protein sequence MAGPPAQPRGDTVRTSKLAGGFVLAALLAVSTACGSSDSGSESDSSASASQKAALTGGKAADKSKTPVTIGFHNLEGGAISLADVRLGFEAGVKYINEQLGGIDGHPLKTINCKTDGTPEASVNCANQFVEQKAVLAVQGADFGADAMIPVLKSAGVAELGNFPLTPGMNSAVGDAYFMQGSAQEGYAANLVQLQRLGASKVAVVLVDNPASHDTYRSVIEPAATKLKLTTKVFYVPAQSDWTVQSATVLAWGPDAISTYVAAEGLAAVPAFRSAGFSGYITAGANTEIIPQLDPGVLQKVLFSAPYYLPEFADPPAKVKKDLDIFEAYTSNLPKKGSVTQRQTGFYTALMAGQLLRDVGAKTSPLTAQAVHSGLRTWKGEREPFRLNGWDCSAATWPGTTACGFGNVYATPGKDRVLEPLPDQPVDMSAVLP, from the coding sequence GTGGCGGGACCGCCTGCGCAACCGAGAGGTGACACAGTGAGAACATCCAAGCTCGCGGGGGGATTCGTTCTCGCCGCCCTGCTCGCTGTGAGTACCGCCTGTGGAAGCAGTGACTCCGGCAGTGAGTCGGATTCATCCGCTTCGGCGTCCCAGAAGGCGGCATTGACAGGCGGCAAGGCCGCGGACAAATCGAAGACCCCGGTCACGATCGGCTTTCACAATCTCGAGGGCGGTGCCATCTCGCTCGCCGATGTACGTCTCGGCTTCGAGGCCGGCGTGAAGTACATCAACGAGCAACTGGGTGGCATCGACGGCCATCCGCTCAAGACAATCAACTGCAAGACCGACGGCACGCCCGAGGCGTCGGTGAACTGCGCCAACCAGTTCGTCGAGCAGAAGGCCGTGCTGGCAGTGCAGGGCGCCGATTTCGGCGCCGACGCCATGATTCCCGTGTTGAAGTCCGCCGGCGTTGCGGAACTGGGCAACTTCCCCCTGACCCCGGGCATGAACTCAGCCGTTGGTGACGCCTACTTCATGCAGGGGTCGGCTCAGGAGGGCTACGCGGCCAACCTCGTCCAGCTGCAAAGGCTCGGCGCCTCGAAAGTCGCCGTCGTCCTGGTGGACAACCCGGCGAGTCACGACACCTACCGCTCGGTCATCGAGCCTGCTGCGACCAAGCTGAAGCTCACGACGAAGGTGTTCTACGTTCCGGCCCAGTCCGACTGGACGGTTCAGTCGGCGACGGTCCTCGCCTGGGGACCGGATGCGATCAGCACCTATGTCGCCGCCGAAGGCCTGGCCGCCGTGCCCGCGTTCCGGTCGGCGGGCTTCAGCGGCTACATCACCGCCGGGGCGAACACGGAGATCATCCCGCAGCTCGACCCGGGCGTACTCCAGAAGGTCCTGTTCAGTGCCCCGTACTACCTTCCCGAATTCGCCGACCCTCCGGCCAAGGTGAAGAAGGACCTCGACATCTTCGAGGCGTACACCTCGAATTTGCCGAAGAAGGGCAGCGTGACCCAGCGCCAGACCGGCTTCTACACCGCGCTCATGGCCGGTCAGCTGCTTCGCGACGTCGGTGCCAAGACCAGCCCGCTGACGGCCCAGGCCGTTCACAGCGGGCTGAGGACGTGGAAGGGCGAACGGGAACCCTTCCGCCTCAACGGATGGGACTGCTCCGCGGCGACATGGCCCGGCACGACCGCCTGCGGCTTCGGGAACGTCTACGCCACCCCGGGCAAGGACCGCGTGCTGGAGCCGCTGCCTGACCAGCCTGTCGACATGTCCGCGGTCCTGCCGTAA
- a CDS encoding branched-chain amino acid ABC transporter permease/ATP-binding protein → MSEILLFLVLGLGVGAVYAALTLGVVLTYQGTGMINFAAAAMAAVPMYVYEELQQGRLTLPVPWLPSFDVGDTPTWLAVAIAVAVAGLLGALTELAVSRPLRKAPPLAKVVAAVGILLTLQAVVGLKYGTVPLLRSVTLPQGAVEMAGVNVAKDRLWLVGIAVALSVGLALWFRKSRMGLAIQASAENERAAGFARLSPTVTGLVTWTVSSMFTALILVLAGPATGTLSPSTMPLLVVPALAGALVARLSSLTVGLVGALTLGVVQSILQYLSQTKDWWPEWAKQGLTNVVPFLVIVVALFVLGRAIPTRGDDVRSSLPAVLVPRNRPHMVAVWSAVGLAALALTSGTYRFGVITSLAVSLIALSLVLLTGLLGQISLAQAAFAGVAGIVLSKLGDSVPFPLSLFIAAALAAVAGVFVGIPALRIRGAQLAVVTLAAALTLQDFVLANPKIVSATANLIPDPVLFGWNLSVRGGQDIARLPFGVMVLVIVVVASICVGNLMRAGTGRTMLAIRSNERAAAAIGINVPRVKLAAFAASSFLAGLGGGLIGYSRGQLSADSFGVFIGLSFLAVAYLSGITSVSGAALAGVSASLGIVYVFMDRNLHLGSYYMLITGISLILTVLFNPIGIAGKTRSDYEKARARLAPHKSPAKPMAQSVESDSSPAMAETPRQIGDVSLSARGVTVRYGGVEAVSDVHIEVRAGEIVGLIGPNGAGKTSFVDALTGFTRSSGEVDLAGDRLDQQPAHERARRGLVRTWQASELFEDLTVGDNVRVANETGNEALGMLRDSVRPTTPASAPVERALALMSLTDVADRKPSELPLGRQKAVGMARALAMEPQVLLLDEPAAGLDSTESLAFGDQLRRIAATGVGCLLIDHDMHLVMSVCDRVYVIEFGKQIATGTPEAVRTDPLVLKSYLGNQSFETTEEADDAPVGKEEVGS, encoded by the coding sequence GTGAGCGAAATCCTCCTCTTCCTCGTGCTCGGCCTGGGTGTCGGAGCGGTGTATGCCGCTCTGACGCTCGGGGTCGTTCTGACGTACCAGGGCACAGGCATGATCAACTTCGCGGCCGCGGCGATGGCCGCGGTACCCATGTACGTCTACGAGGAGCTGCAGCAAGGAAGACTGACACTGCCGGTGCCATGGCTTCCTTCGTTCGACGTCGGGGATACGCCCACCTGGCTGGCCGTCGCGATCGCGGTGGCGGTTGCCGGACTCCTGGGTGCCTTGACCGAGTTGGCGGTCTCCAGGCCGCTGCGCAAAGCACCTCCCCTGGCGAAGGTGGTCGCCGCCGTCGGGATCCTGCTCACACTGCAGGCCGTCGTAGGGCTCAAGTACGGGACGGTTCCGCTGCTGCGATCGGTAACCCTCCCACAGGGCGCAGTGGAAATGGCCGGCGTCAACGTCGCCAAGGACCGGCTCTGGCTCGTCGGCATCGCCGTGGCGCTGTCGGTCGGGCTGGCCCTCTGGTTCCGCAAGTCCCGGATGGGTCTGGCCATCCAGGCCTCCGCGGAGAACGAGCGGGCGGCCGGGTTCGCCAGGCTGTCGCCCACGGTCACCGGTCTGGTCACCTGGACGGTCTCCTCCATGTTCACCGCCCTGATCCTGGTGCTGGCCGGACCCGCCACGGGAACCCTTTCCCCCTCGACCATGCCGCTGCTGGTGGTCCCTGCGCTGGCAGGTGCGCTCGTCGCCCGGTTGAGCTCGCTCACGGTCGGCCTCGTCGGAGCCTTGACGCTCGGTGTGGTCCAGTCCATTCTCCAGTACCTCAGCCAGACCAAGGACTGGTGGCCGGAGTGGGCCAAGCAGGGGCTCACCAACGTGGTGCCCTTCCTGGTGATCGTGGTAGCCCTCTTCGTGCTGGGCCGCGCGATTCCCACCCGTGGAGACGACGTCAGGTCCTCGCTTCCGGCCGTGCTGGTCCCACGCAACCGTCCTCATATGGTGGCGGTGTGGTCGGCCGTCGGACTTGCCGCCCTCGCCCTGACGTCCGGTACCTACCGTTTCGGTGTCATCACCAGCCTGGCCGTGTCACTGATAGCACTCTCCCTGGTGCTGCTGACCGGACTGCTCGGTCAGATCTCTCTCGCACAGGCGGCATTCGCAGGAGTCGCCGGCATCGTCCTGTCCAAGCTCGGTGACTCGGTGCCGTTCCCCTTGTCGCTGTTCATCGCGGCGGCTCTCGCGGCCGTCGCGGGAGTCTTCGTCGGCATCCCGGCGCTGCGCATCCGCGGTGCCCAACTTGCCGTGGTGACGCTGGCGGCCGCGCTCACGCTCCAGGACTTCGTGCTGGCCAACCCGAAGATCGTCTCGGCGACGGCGAACCTCATTCCCGACCCGGTTCTCTTCGGGTGGAACCTCTCGGTGCGCGGTGGCCAGGACATCGCGCGGCTGCCCTTCGGTGTCATGGTCCTCGTCATCGTGGTGGTGGCGTCCATCTGCGTCGGTAATCTCATGCGGGCAGGCACCGGCAGGACAATGCTGGCGATCCGGTCGAACGAGCGAGCCGCCGCAGCCATCGGCATCAATGTTCCGAGAGTCAAGCTCGCAGCGTTCGCGGCCTCCTCTTTCTTGGCGGGCCTGGGCGGCGGCCTCATCGGCTACAGCCGTGGTCAGCTGTCGGCGGATTCCTTCGGGGTGTTCATCGGTCTTTCGTTTCTCGCAGTGGCGTACCTGTCGGGTATCACCAGCGTCAGTGGCGCCGCCCTCGCCGGGGTGTCGGCGAGCCTCGGCATCGTCTATGTGTTCATGGACCGCAATCTCCACCTGGGCAGCTACTACATGCTGATCACGGGCATTTCGCTCATCCTCACGGTCCTGTTCAACCCGATCGGCATCGCGGGCAAGACCCGGTCGGACTACGAGAAGGCACGGGCCCGTCTGGCGCCTCACAAGTCCCCGGCGAAGCCCATGGCACAGTCCGTCGAGTCCGACAGCAGCCCGGCCATGGCGGAGACCCCCCGGCAGATCGGAGACGTATCGCTCTCCGCTCGGGGTGTCACGGTCAGGTACGGCGGTGTCGAAGCAGTGTCCGACGTGCACATCGAGGTGCGTGCCGGTGAGATCGTCGGTCTCATCGGTCCCAACGGCGCCGGCAAGACGAGCTTCGTCGACGCCCTGACGGGATTCACCCGCAGCTCTGGAGAGGTGGACCTGGCAGGGGACCGCCTCGACCAGCAGCCGGCGCACGAACGCGCGCGACGTGGCCTGGTCAGGACATGGCAGGCCAGTGAACTCTTCGAGGACCTCACAGTCGGCGACAACGTGCGCGTCGCCAATGAGACGGGCAACGAAGCCCTGGGCATGCTCCGCGACAGCGTGCGGCCCACCACCCCGGCGTCTGCTCCGGTCGAGCGGGCTCTGGCCCTCATGTCGCTGACCGACGTCGCAGATCGCAAACCTTCCGAATTGCCGCTCGGCAGGCAGAAGGCGGTGGGCATGGCGCGGGCACTGGCCATGGAACCGCAGGTGCTGCTGCTGGACGAGCCGGCCGCCGGCTTGGACAGTACCGAGAGCCTCGCCTTCGGCGACCAGTTGCGGCGGATCGCGGCCACCGGTGTCGGCTGCCTGCTCATCGACCACGACATGCACTTGGTGATGAGCGTCTGCGACCGCGTCTACGTCATCGAATTCGGCAAGCAGATCGCTACCGGCACCCCTGAAGCGGTGCGCACCGATCCACTCGTCCTCAAGTCCTACCTGGGCAACCAGTCATTCGAGACGACAGAAGAGGCAGACGACGCCCCCGTCGGAAAGGAAGAGGTGGGATCATGA